In Trichoderma asperellum chromosome 1, complete sequence, a single window of DNA contains:
- a CDS encoding uncharacterized protein (EggNog:ENOG41~SECRETED:SignalP(1-20)), which produces MKVFTSVLTLTAVMASTVSGCSSCNDCPGDQVCFFAASTGTGGIGSCVEPNSDFCSAGEGFCDTLTCD; this is translated from the exons ATGAAGGTCTTCACCTCTGTTCTTACTCTCACTGCTGTCATGGCCAGCACTGTTTCTGGATGCTCCAGTTGCAAT gACTGCCCTGGTGATCAAGTTTGCTTTTTTGCTGCGAGCACCGGTACTGGTGGTATTGGCTCATGTGTTGAGCCCAACTCCGACTTTTGCTCTGCCGGAGAGGGATTCTGCGATACCCTTACCTGCGATTAA